The Parabacteroides timonensis sequence TCCAGTGAATCCATATCGTTATGTTTATATTTCAACTTGGTCGAGAAGGAAAGACGATGACCTTCGATAATAGAGGCATGGTCTAATTCATCCCATAGGATGTAATCTTCACGTCCTGTCAGACAGGATACTACTCCCAGGTTGACCTGGAAACCTGTAGAATAAACGATTGCGTCTTCTTTTCCGACAAATTCAGCCAGACGTTTCTCTAATTGAATATGGATGTCGAGTGTACCATTCAGGAAACGCGAACCTGCGCAACCTGTGCCATATTTCTTGATCGCTTCAATTGCAGCTTCTTTTACTTTAGGATGGTTGGTTAATCCTAAATAAGCGTTAGAGCCAAACATCAAGACTTTTTTGCCGCTGATCATTACCTCAGTGTCCTGATCGCTTTCGATCATTCTGAAATAAGGGTAAATTCCTGCAGCCATTGCTTTTTGAGGAGCATCGTACTTTGCTAGTTTCTCTTGTAAAAGTTTCATATTATTATTGAAGAGAATGATTTTCTCGCTTATTAAAATTCTATTCAAAGAATTGCAGGTTTGTCGCATACATATTCACCTATGTTTCGGCAAATCCAGCCGCAAAAGTAGTAAAAAAATAACTTATAGTTGCCTTAATGCTTTAAAAGTTTTACAAAAGCATTATTTTTGTCCCTTCAATCTTTATAAACAGTTAGGATGGACGGAAAAAGAATAAAGGTGCAGGCTATAATAAATCCTATATCCGGAGTAGGTTCGAAGAGAAAGATACCCAGAATGATAGAGCAGATGTGCGAGAAAGGCAACTGTTTGCTGGATATCTCATTTACCGAATACCGGGGGCATGCAAGTGAGTTGACGAAAAAAGCGATCGATGAGGGGGCTAATTGTATTATAGCAGTAGGTGGCGATGGCACGGTGAATGAAATAGCCCGTTCTATGCTCCATTCTGATGCCGTGTTAGGGATTGTTCCGAAAGGATCTGGTAACGGACTGGCTCGCGAGTTGCATATACCGATGGATGCTAAACGGGCATTAGACCTGATTATCAAAGGGCATATTTCCACAATCGATTGTTGCAAAGCCAACAACCAGGTGTTTTTCTGTACTTGTGGAGTCGGTTTTGATGCCGCTGTAAGCCAGAAGTTTGCAGAAGAAAAACGTCGCGGATCTCTGACCTATATAAAGAATACAGTAGAAGAATATCTAAGCTATAAACCGGAGCCTTATGAGTTGTTGGTCGACAACCAGACAATCAAGGAGAAAGCGTTTCTGGTGGCATGTGCCAATGCGTCCCAATATGGGAATAATGCGTTTATTGCTCCACATGCCAATATCCAGGATGGACGGATGGATCTGACGATCTTATCTCCTTTCACTCCGCTGGATATAGCTCCTCTGGCTATTCAGCTTTTTACGAAACAGATAGATAGGAATAGTAAGATCAAGACACTGAAAGCCCAGCAGGTTACAATTATCCGGCAGAATCCGGGGGTAATGCATTTGGATGGTGAACCGGTGATGGCCGATAGTCGGATCGATATTTCTGTCATGCCGCAATCATTGCATGTTATAACTCCCGAAGTGGTTTCTTTTACGAAGGAGGTACATAACCTGTTTGGTGAGGTGACCCGTTTCTTTGATAAAAGATTACCTTACATTTTCAGATAGAACTCTTTGGTGAGTGCAATATATTCCGGGGTATACTGATGGCGGGCTTTTTCTATAATCAGTGTATCCCGTTTTGTTATGCTTTCTTCTGTAGCTGACAATTCTATCAGTAATCGCTTGGGTTGTGCTCCGGGGACAGGGATTACGTCTGTTTGCCTGTAAATATATAAATCGTTTATGGACGCGAGTTTCCTGACTTCATCTATTTGTTCATGGGGTAATACCAATGCGATTCGTCCCGTAGGAGATAACAAGGTCCGAACTTCCCGGATCAGTTCCGGAAGTCGTAGTGTTTCGGTATGGCGGGCAATCGTACGTTTAGTATCCGGACATTTCAGTGAATTTATAAAGTAAGGAGGGTTGGATACGATCAAATCATATTTCTTCTGTGGATTTGACATCACAAAATCAGTACATGAAGAATGTATCACTTTTATTCTTTCGGCAAAAGGAGAGGCTATTACGTTTTCTGTCGCTTGTATGTATGCATCTTTATCGATATCGATCGCATCGATTTCCGCCGAACTCCGTTGAGCCAGCATTAAAGCGATAATGCCGGTTCCGGTTCCTATATCCAGTATGCTTTTGCATTGGGTAGTTTCAGCCCAGGCTCCCAGCAACACGGCGTCGGTTCCGACCTTCATTGCGCATTTATCATGATAAATTGTAAATTCCTTGAATCGGAAATAAGGATTTGCCATATAATATTTATAATGTAAGGTGCAAAAGTAGTTAGAATTGACTGAAAAAGCTGTAACTTTGGCACGTTTATTGTATCAATACATACAATTGATAGGGAAGAAAATATGATGAAAGAAAGAATGAAGAGGTTTACTGAAGAGTCGTACGACGATTTAGATGATAATATTGGTATTGTAATGCCTATCCTGACAGAGTGCGATGTGGATGAGGATTTTACAGAGGGTATAGAGAAAGTCGGTAATGAAATACCTATTCTTCCGTTGAGGAATATGGTTCTTTTTCCGGGAGTAGCTATGCCGGTTATAGTCGGTCGTCCGAAATCTATGCGTCTGATAAAAGAAGCTGTTTATAAGAAAGCACTGATCGGTGTGGTATGTCAGAAAGAGATGAATACGGAAGATCCCGGTTTGGATGATCTGTACACAACTGGTGTGATTGCTGATATCGTGCGTGTTCTGGAAATGCCGGATGGTACGACAACCGTGATCCTGCAGGGGAAAAAACGTTTCGCTTTGGAATCTTTAAAAGAGACAGAGCCTTATCTGAAGGGCAAAATATCTTTGCTGGAAGATAAAATGCCGAAAAAGTCAGATCGTGAGTTCGAAGCGCTGATCTCCACAATTAAAGATCTTACCATAAAAATGCTGGGGGCTTTGAATGAGCCGCCACGTGATCTGATATTTTCCATAAAGAATAATAAGAATGTTCTTTACCTGATTAATTTTTCTTGTAGTAATATTCCCAGTGGATCGGCTGAGAAACAGGAACTACTGTTGATCGGTGACCTGAAAGATCGTGCATATCGTTTGTTGTTTATCCTAAATCGTGAATATCAGCTGGTAGAACTTAAAGCTTCTATCCAGATGAAGACGCATGAAGATATCAATCAGCAACAGAAGGAATATTTCCTCCAGCAACAGATCAAGACGATCCAGGAAGAGCTGGGTGGAAATATAAACGATCTCGAAATAAAAGAATTGCGTGAAAAGGCTGCCCGTAAGAAGTGGCCGGCAGCTGTAGCTGAAATATTTGAAAAGGAAGTTCGTAAGCTGGAACGTCTGCATCCGCAGTCTCCTGATTTTTCTATACAGACACAATATGTACAGACAATAATCAACCTTCCATGGAATGAATACAGCAAGGATAACTTTAATCTGGCTCATGCCCAGAAAGTTCTTGATCGCGATCATTATGGTTTGGAAAAGGTGAAAGAGCGTATTATAGAACATTTGGCTGTATTGAAGTTGAAAGGAGATATGAAATCGCCCATTATCTGTTTATACGGACCTCCGGGAGTTGGTAAAACTTCTTTAGGTAAATCTGTTGCTGAAGCTTTACATCGTAAATATGTGCGTATTTCGTTGGGCGGTTTACATGATGAAGCTGAAATACGTGGTCATCGCCGTACCTATATCGGTGCGATGAGCGGGCGTATTATCCAGAATATTCAGAAGGCGGGAAGTTCTAATCCTGTCTTTATCCTGGACGAAATAGATAAGGTAACAAACGATTTTAAAGGTGATCCGGCTTCTGCATTACTGGAAGTATTGGACCCGGAACAGAACTCGACATTCCATGATAATTATCTGGATATTGACTATGATTTAAGTAAAGTCATGTTTATAGCTACGGCTAATAATCTGAATACGATTTCTCAACCGTTACTGGATCGTATGGAACTGATTGAAGTAAGTGGTTATATCCTGGAGGAAAAGGTGGAAATTGCAGCCCGCCACCTGGTCCCGAAACAACTCGAAGCTCATGGCCTTAGCAAAGGTAAGGTGAAGCTCCCCAAAAAGACTTTACAGGTAATAATTGAATCATATACCCGTGAGAGCGGTGTTCGTGAACTGGATAAGAAGATTGCCAAGATCATGCGTAAGCTGGCCCGTAAAGTGGCTTCCGACGAGGCAATCCCGTCACAGATCAAACCGGAAGATCTCCATGAATATCTGGGACAAATCGAATATAGCCGGGATAAATATCAAGGTAACGAATATGCCGGTGTTGTTACAGGATTAGCCTGGACTGCAGTAGGAGGGGAGATTCTGTTTGTGGAATCGAGCCTGAGCCGTGGTAAAGGTTCTAAGTTAACTTTGACAGGTAATTTGGGAGAGGTAATGAAAGAATCTGCCATGTTGGCACTTGAATTTATTCATGCTCATGCTTCTTTATTCGATATTAACGAAGAATTATTTGAAAACTGGAACGTACATATTCATGTCCCTGAAGGGGCTATACCGAAGGACGGACCTAGTGCTGGTGTAACGATGGTGACTTCTCTTGTGTCTGCGTTTACCCAGCGTAAAGTGAAAAAGAACCTGGCAATGACTGGAGAAATAACGCTTCGTGGTAAAGTTCTTCCGGTAGGTGGAATCAAAGAAAAGATTCTGGCAGCTAAACGAGCCGGTATCAAGGAATTGATCTTGTGCAAAGAGAATCAGAAAGATATCAATGAGATCAAAGCGGAATATGTGAAAGGTCTGACTTTCCACTATGTGGAGGATATTCGTCAGGTAATAGATCTTGCCTTGTTGAAAGAAAAGGTGGATAATCCGTTGTTTTGATAATACATTATGATATAAAAAAGCGATGCATTTAATTATGCATCGCTTTTTTATGCTGATTTGTTTTTATTCGGCTTTTTCTTCAGCG is a genomic window containing:
- a CDS encoding diacylglycerol/lipid kinase family protein; this translates as MDGKRIKVQAIINPISGVGSKRKIPRMIEQMCEKGNCLLDISFTEYRGHASELTKKAIDEGANCIIAVGGDGTVNEIARSMLHSDAVLGIVPKGSGNGLARELHIPMDAKRALDLIIKGHISTIDCCKANNQVFFCTCGVGFDAAVSQKFAEEKRRGSLTYIKNTVEEYLSYKPEPYELLVDNQTIKEKAFLVACANASQYGNNAFIAPHANIQDGRMDLTILSPFTPLDIAPLAIQLFTKQIDRNSKIKTLKAQQVTIIRQNPGVMHLDGEPVMADSRIDISVMPQSLHVITPEVVSFTKEVHNLFGEVTRFFDKRLPYIFR
- a CDS encoding tRNA1(Val) (adenine(37)-N6)-methyltransferase; translation: MANPYFRFKEFTIYHDKCAMKVGTDAVLLGAWAETTQCKSILDIGTGTGIIALMLAQRSSAEIDAIDIDKDAYIQATENVIASPFAERIKVIHSSCTDFVMSNPQKKYDLIVSNPPYFINSLKCPDTKRTIARHTETLRLPELIREVRTLLSPTGRIALVLPHEQIDEVRKLASINDLYIYRQTDVIPVPGAQPKRLLIELSATEESITKRDTLIIEKARHQYTPEYIALTKEFYLKM
- the lon gene encoding endopeptidase La translates to MKERMKRFTEESYDDLDDNIGIVMPILTECDVDEDFTEGIEKVGNEIPILPLRNMVLFPGVAMPVIVGRPKSMRLIKEAVYKKALIGVVCQKEMNTEDPGLDDLYTTGVIADIVRVLEMPDGTTTVILQGKKRFALESLKETEPYLKGKISLLEDKMPKKSDREFEALISTIKDLTIKMLGALNEPPRDLIFSIKNNKNVLYLINFSCSNIPSGSAEKQELLLIGDLKDRAYRLLFILNREYQLVELKASIQMKTHEDINQQQKEYFLQQQIKTIQEELGGNINDLEIKELREKAARKKWPAAVAEIFEKEVRKLERLHPQSPDFSIQTQYVQTIINLPWNEYSKDNFNLAHAQKVLDRDHYGLEKVKERIIEHLAVLKLKGDMKSPIICLYGPPGVGKTSLGKSVAEALHRKYVRISLGGLHDEAEIRGHRRTYIGAMSGRIIQNIQKAGSSNPVFILDEIDKVTNDFKGDPASALLEVLDPEQNSTFHDNYLDIDYDLSKVMFIATANNLNTISQPLLDRMELIEVSGYILEEKVEIAARHLVPKQLEAHGLSKGKVKLPKKTLQVIIESYTRESGVRELDKKIAKIMRKLARKVASDEAIPSQIKPEDLHEYLGQIEYSRDKYQGNEYAGVVTGLAWTAVGGEILFVESSLSRGKGSKLTLTGNLGEVMKESAMLALEFIHAHASLFDINEELFENWNVHIHVPEGAIPKDGPSAGVTMVTSLVSAFTQRKVKKNLAMTGEITLRGKVLPVGGIKEKILAAKRAGIKELILCKENQKDINEIKAEYVKGLTFHYVEDIRQVIDLALLKEKVDNPLF